One Mycolicibacterium fallax genomic window, GGTACGTCGTCGGCCTCCGACCAGGCCAGCACCACCGGCGCAACCGGTGCTGCCACCGCAGCCTGCGCCGGCCGGGCGACCGTGTGCAGCGCGGTGGCCGTGGTGTCGGCGGGCCCGCGCAGCGCGCGCAGGGCGGCGCCGGTGGCCGCGGTCAATGCCGGATCGGCGGCGGTGACCACCGGAACCCGGAACCGCTGTGACAGCGCGGCGGTGACGGCGGGCATCGCCGCGCCCCCGCCGAGGGTGGCGATCGCCGCCAGGTCGAACACCCGGTTGCGCACCAGGGTCTCCTCGACCGCGTCCAGCAACCCGGTCAGCGACGGGGCGGCCAGCTCCTCCAGCTCCGCGCGGGTCAGCCGCAGCTCACCGTCGGCACCCGGCAGCGCGGTCACCGTCGCCGCGGACAGCCGTTCCTTGGCGATCCGGCCCGCCGCCCGGGCCCGGGTCAGCGCACCGATCATCGAGGTCGCCGAGACGTCGGTGCGGCCCAGCCCGGCCAGCACCTGGTCGAGCACGGCCCGGTCGAGCAGGTCGCCGGAGAAGTCGCCGTGGCGCACCGTCGGGGCCAGCCGGCGGAAGCCGTCGTCGGCGTTGACCAGGGTGATCCCGGTACCCGTGCCACCGAAATCGCAGACCGCGACGGTGCCGTGGATCGGCAGTCCGGGCCGGTGCGCCAGGGCCGTGGTCGCGGCGGCGTCGTCGGGCAGCAGGGTGACGGTGCGGCCCGCCCACTGCCCGGATGCGGCGATGGCACGGCGCAGCGCACCGACGGCGCCGGTGGGCCAGTGCGCGGGGCAGCTGACCGCCACCCGCGAGGGCAGCCGACCGCCGGTCACGGTCGCGGCCAGCTCGTAGAGCGCGGCGGCCAGCAGTTGTTCGCCGGAGTGGGTTTTGCCGTCGTCGGCGACGATGCCGACGGGGTCGCCGACCCGCTCCACGAATCCGCCGATGGTGGCGCCGCTGGGCAGTTGCACGACGGTATCGCGCAGCAGCGCACGATCGGCGGTGACCGCCGCCAGCCGGCTGGCGCCGACCGACAGACCGAGCGCCGGGATGGCGCGACGCGACGCCGGGTCCCCGCCGGGCCGAACCGGTTCCTTCATGCCACTCACCCGCGTCCAGGTTATTAGGCCGACAAACTTCTTTGATCTGTTGTCGGCGCCGGCGCCGGCGGCGTTACAGCCCGAACCGCGTCACCGGATGGTGCCCACCCCCGGGATCAGCGGGAGGTCCAGCGCCGTCACCCAGCCCGGCGGAAGCTCGTTGACCGCCGGCACCGCGTTCAGCGCCCGCAGGCCGGTGGCCAGGCAGCCGGCGGTGGCGGCGTCGCGCCCTGAGCCGTCGGTGAACCGGAACGCGGTCTCCTGCGAAATGCTCGGGGTGCCCTCGATGTCGACGCGGTACACGTCATCCTGGGTGCCCGACGGCCAATCCGGCGCCGCGTCGCTCCCGATCCGGTTGACATGCTCGATCTGGATCCGAGTTTCGCCCCGGTAGACGCCGTTGATGGTGAAGCGGACCGCGGCCACCCGGCCGGGCTCGATGACGCCCTTGACGGTCTCGCGCGGGGTGTCGGTCACCCACTTGTCCCAGGTGGTGGTGATCTCGTCGAGCTCGATACCGGCGGCGTGCGCGATCATCGGGACCGTCGCGCCCCACGCCATCACCAGAACGTCACGGTGTTCGAGCATCGGACGGTACTGCGGCTCACGCCCGATGCCCATCTCGAACTCGTAGTCGCCCTCGTAGTTGGTGTAGTCGAGCAACTCCGACGACCGGACCCGGTCGACCCGCGAACACAGGCCCATCAGCGTCATCGGAAACAGGTCGTTGGCGAACCCGGGATCGATGCCGGTGGTGAAACAGGACGCGCCGCCCTCGGCGCAAGCGGCGGTGATGGGGTCGATCCAGCCGGGCGGGTTCAGCGACATCTGCGGCCACACCCACGGCGTCATCGCCGTCGAACACACGTCGATGCCCGCGCGCAGGAAACGGCCGATCACCTCAATGTTGGCGTCGGCACGTGCGGCGGTCGGGCCGTAGTGCACCAGCGCGTCGGGCCGCAGCGCGATCAGCGCGTCGATGTCGCGGGTGGCGACGACGCCCAGCGGCTCGGGCAGACCGCAGATCTCGCCGGCGTCGCGCCCGGCCTTGTTCGGGTCGCTCACCCCCACGCCGACCAGCTCGAATCCGGGATGCCCGACGATCTCGGCGATCACCATCTTCCCGACGAAACCGGTGCCCCAGACCACCACGCGTTTCATCCCGCCAGCCTAGGCGGACACCGGTTCGGCCAGCGGCGCGATCGGCGGGTCTTGCCGTAATATTTCGCGCGGCGGGGAGCGTGGGAGGGACGAATATGGCGCAGCGGACCGGCGGTCGGCATCGGGCAGGGCGCAGTCGCGGGGCGCGGCTTGGGCGGACGGAGCGCCGGCCTCTGCCGGCGCCGACGGCCGCGATCGCGCTGGCCGGCGTCGCGGTGCTCGGCTTCGCGCCGGGGCTGACGCCGACGGCGGCCGCCGAGCGCGCGCCGCGGGCGCTGGCCACCCAGACCGACCTGGCCGCGACGGTCTACTACCTGCGCGGCACCAACATCGGCAATGAGCCGACCGACGACCAGTACCGCGCGTTCATCGACACGGTGCTGGCCGGTACCGAATCCCCCGCCGGGCCGCAGAAGAACCAAATCGACTATCCGGCCACCATCTGGCCGGTGTCCAAGGGCTATCTGGGCGATGCGAAGTGGAACGACTCGGTCGCCGCGGGCGTCGCCGGGCTGGACGCGGCAGATCCTGGGGCCGGCGATGTGGTGTTCGGCTTCTCCCAGGGGGCGGTCGTCGCCTCGCAGTACAAGGCCCAGGGACCAACCGGCGCGACGTATGTGCTGGTGGAGAATCCGAACCGGCCCAACGGCGGGGTGATGTCGCGGTTCCAGGGATTGACCATCCCGATCATGGATCTGACGTTCAGCGGCCCGACGCCCGACAACGGCGACGAAACCATCGACATTGCTCGTCAGTACGACGGCTGGGCCGACTTCCCGACCTATCCGGTGAACCTGCTGGCTGATCTCAACGCGGTGATGGGCATCGCGCTGGTGCACGGCAAGACCCAGACCGAGCTGACCGAGCAGGACCTGGCCGACGCCAAGGCCGCCGGCGGAATGTACTACCAGGAGCACGGCAACACCACCTACTACCTGGTCCGCACCGACACCCTGCCGCTGCTGATGCCAATCGCCGGCGTCGCCCCGGATCTGGCCGCCGCGCTGGATCCGCCGCTGCGGGCGATCATCGAAACCGGTTACGACCGAAGCGATTACAGCGTCAACACCCCGGCGAAGCTGCTGCCGTCGCCCAGTTCGGTGCAGCACTCGCTGCAGCGGGTGGCCGACGACGATAACCCCACTGAATCGGCGGCAGGGCAGGCCAGCGCCGATCTGACCAGGTCGACGGCAAAAACCTTGGTCGCCGCGCTGAAGCTGAATCCCCTTGCCCCGCAATCGACGACGGCCAGCCGACTGTCACTGCGCAGGTCCGAGGGCGTCGGTCCCGCCGCACCTGGCACCACTCGGGACGAGGCCGAGGAAAACACCGGCGCGGACGCCGCCGACGACAGCCCCGGCGTTGTCCGCAAGCCCCGGCTGCGAATCCCCAAGCTGCCCGGCTTCTCCGCGCTGCGCGCCAAGGAACGCACCAGCGACGGCGACTCCGCCGAAACCCGCAGCGAGCGAACGCGGTTCAG contains:
- a CDS encoding Hsp70 family protein, with product MKEPVRPGGDPASRRAIPALGLSVGASRLAAVTADRALLRDTVVQLPSGATIGGFVERVGDPVGIVADDGKTHSGEQLLAAALYELAATVTGGRLPSRVAVSCPAHWPTGAVGALRRAIAASGQWAGRTVTLLPDDAAATTALAHRPGLPIHGTVAVCDFGGTGTGITLVNADDGFRRLAPTVRHGDFSGDLLDRAVLDQVLAGLGRTDVSATSMIGALTRARAAGRIAKERLSAATVTALPGADGELRLTRAELEELAAPSLTGLLDAVEETLVRNRVFDLAAIATLGGGAAMPAVTAALSQRFRVPVVTAADPALTAATGAALRALRGPADTTATALHTVARPAQAAVAAPVAPVVLAWSEADDVPEPLPFDDVSGSVPAPVRKVEEPDVARPDLEFEPAPKVAELVAPRFRHPVAAAILAAVVIGGGVSAVAVGLTAVSESGPRSVTATMQAPAVAPLPSSAPAPAPAPAPVIAEPRPVAAPQSVVSPPAAAAPAQAVQVNRQQPAPIVRPPAPLAPPVVAPPVVAPPVVAPPPAAPVVVPADPVPVVLPPIPNLQIPDLTLGLPQLPFFRNTETPAPSPTPRETEPPETAATPAPQSTTPPPSSPAPSSPAPSSPAPSSPAPSSPAPSSPASTPQPSTSAPAPSEPAPMVTESAVTESADAPNSTHHR
- a CDS encoding NAD(P)H-dependent amine dehydrogenase family protein translates to MKRVVVWGTGFVGKMVIAEIVGHPGFELVGVGVSDPNKAGRDAGEICGLPEPLGVVATRDIDALIALRPDALVHYGPTAARADANIEVIGRFLRAGIDVCSTAMTPWVWPQMSLNPPGWIDPITAACAEGGASCFTTGIDPGFANDLFPMTLMGLCSRVDRVRSSELLDYTNYEGDYEFEMGIGREPQYRPMLEHRDVLVMAWGATVPMIAHAAGIELDEITTTWDKWVTDTPRETVKGVIEPGRVAAVRFTINGVYRGETRIQIEHVNRIGSDAAPDWPSGTQDDVYRVDIEGTPSISQETAFRFTDGSGRDAATAGCLATGLRALNAVPAVNELPPGWVTALDLPLIPGVGTIR
- a CDS encoding PE-PPE domain-containing protein → MAQRTGGRHRAGRSRGARLGRTERRPLPAPTAAIALAGVAVLGFAPGLTPTAAAERAPRALATQTDLAATVYYLRGTNIGNEPTDDQYRAFIDTVLAGTESPAGPQKNQIDYPATIWPVSKGYLGDAKWNDSVAAGVAGLDAADPGAGDVVFGFSQGAVVASQYKAQGPTGATYVLVENPNRPNGGVMSRFQGLTIPIMDLTFSGPTPDNGDETIDIARQYDGWADFPTYPVNLLADLNAVMGIALVHGKTQTELTEQDLADAKAAGGMYYQEHGNTTYYLVRTDTLPLLMPIAGVAPDLAAALDPPLRAIIETGYDRSDYSVNTPAKLLPSPSSVQHSLQRVADDDNPTESAAGQASADLTRSTAKTLVAALKLNPLAPQSTTASRLSLRRSEGVGPAAPGTTRDEAEENTGADAADDSPGVVRKPRLRIPKLPGFSALRAKERTSDGDSAETRSERTRFSRGPSARGTGDSGQ